A genomic region of Trifolium pratense cultivar HEN17-A07 linkage group LG3, ARS_RC_1.1, whole genome shotgun sequence contains the following coding sequences:
- the LOC123914257 gene encoding MADS-box transcription factor 1-like isoform X1, whose translation MGRGRVELKRIENKINRQVTFAKRRNGLLKKAYELSVLCDAEVALIIFSNRGKLYEFCSSSSMLKTLERYQKCNYGAPETNVSAREALELSSQQEYLKLKARYEALQRSQRNLMGEDLGPLSSKELETLERQLDSSLKQIRSTRTQFMLDQLSDLQRKEHMLSEANRSLRQRQLEGYQLNQLQMNACVEEMSYGRHPHPSQTHQGDGLYQQLECEPTLQIGYQADPGSVVTAGPSMSNYMGGWLP comes from the exons ATGGGAAGAGGAAGAGTTGAGTTGAAGAGAATTGAGAACAAAATCAACAGACAAGTTACCTTCGCTAAACGTAGAAACGGGCTTTTGAAAAAAGCTTATGAGCTTTCTGTTCTCTGTGATGCTGAAGTTGCTCTTATCATCTTCTCCAATAGAGGAAAATTGTATGAGTTTTGCAGCAGTTCAAG CATGCTCAAAACGCTAGAGAGGTATCAGAAATGTAACTATGGTGCACCTGAGACTAATGTATCTGCAAGAGAAGCCTTG GAGTTAAGCAGTCAACAGGAATATTTGAAGCTGAAAGCACGTTATGAAGCATTACAACGGTCCCAGAG GAACCTTATGGGAGAAGATCTTGGCCCTCTTAGCAGTAAAGAGCTAGAGACACTTGAAAGGCAGCTAGATTCGTCCTTGAAGCAAATAAGATCAACAAGG ACCCAATTCATGCTGGACCAGCTCTCTGATCTTCAACGCAAG GAACATATGCTAAGTGAGGCTAACAGGTCCCTCAGACAAAGG CAGTTGGAAGGGTATCAATTAAATCAACTCCAAATGAATGCTTGTGTTGAAGAAATGAGCTATGGTCGGCATCCACATCCAAGTCAAACTCATCAGGGTGATGGCCTTTATCAACAACTTGAGTGTGAGCCAACATTACAAATTGG TTATCAGGCCGATCCAGGGTCAGTGGTTACAGCAGGCCCAAGCATGAGTAATTACATGGGGGGATGGTTACCATAG
- the LOC123914257 gene encoding MADS-box transcription factor 1-like isoform X2, protein MGRGRVELKRIENKINRQVTFAKRRNGLLKKAYELSVLCDAEVALIIFSNRGKLYEFCSSSSMLKTLERYQKCNYGAPETNVSAREALELSSQQEYLKLKARYEALQRSQRNLMGEDLGPLSSKELETLERQLDSSLKQIRSTRTQFMLDQLSDLQRKEHMLSEANRSLRQRLEGYQLNQLQMNACVEEMSYGRHPHPSQTHQGDGLYQQLECEPTLQIGYQADPGSVVTAGPSMSNYMGGWLP, encoded by the exons ATGGGAAGAGGAAGAGTTGAGTTGAAGAGAATTGAGAACAAAATCAACAGACAAGTTACCTTCGCTAAACGTAGAAACGGGCTTTTGAAAAAAGCTTATGAGCTTTCTGTTCTCTGTGATGCTGAAGTTGCTCTTATCATCTTCTCCAATAGAGGAAAATTGTATGAGTTTTGCAGCAGTTCAAG CATGCTCAAAACGCTAGAGAGGTATCAGAAATGTAACTATGGTGCACCTGAGACTAATGTATCTGCAAGAGAAGCCTTG GAGTTAAGCAGTCAACAGGAATATTTGAAGCTGAAAGCACGTTATGAAGCATTACAACGGTCCCAGAG GAACCTTATGGGAGAAGATCTTGGCCCTCTTAGCAGTAAAGAGCTAGAGACACTTGAAAGGCAGCTAGATTCGTCCTTGAAGCAAATAAGATCAACAAGG ACCCAATTCATGCTGGACCAGCTCTCTGATCTTCAACGCAAG GAACATATGCTAAGTGAGGCTAACAGGTCCCTCAGACAAAGG TTGGAAGGGTATCAATTAAATCAACTCCAAATGAATGCTTGTGTTGAAGAAATGAGCTATGGTCGGCATCCACATCCAAGTCAAACTCATCAGGGTGATGGCCTTTATCAACAACTTGAGTGTGAGCCAACATTACAAATTGG TTATCAGGCCGATCCAGGGTCAGTGGTTACAGCAGGCCCAAGCATGAGTAATTACATGGGGGGATGGTTACCATAG
- the LOC123914257 gene encoding agamous-like MADS-box protein MADS4 isoform X4 has protein sequence MGRGRVELKRIENKINRQVTFAKRRNGLLKKAYELSVLCDAEVALIIFSNRGKLYEFCSSSSMLKTLERYQKCNYGAPETNVSAREALELSSQQEYLKLKARYEALQRSQRNLMGEDLGPLSSKELETLERQLDSSLKQIRSTRTQFMLDQLSDLQRKEHMLSEANRSLRQRQLEGYQLNQLQMNACVEEMSYGRHPHPSQTHQGDGLYQQLECEPTLQIGRPKHE, from the exons ATGGGAAGAGGAAGAGTTGAGTTGAAGAGAATTGAGAACAAAATCAACAGACAAGTTACCTTCGCTAAACGTAGAAACGGGCTTTTGAAAAAAGCTTATGAGCTTTCTGTTCTCTGTGATGCTGAAGTTGCTCTTATCATCTTCTCCAATAGAGGAAAATTGTATGAGTTTTGCAGCAGTTCAAG CATGCTCAAAACGCTAGAGAGGTATCAGAAATGTAACTATGGTGCACCTGAGACTAATGTATCTGCAAGAGAAGCCTTG GAGTTAAGCAGTCAACAGGAATATTTGAAGCTGAAAGCACGTTATGAAGCATTACAACGGTCCCAGAG GAACCTTATGGGAGAAGATCTTGGCCCTCTTAGCAGTAAAGAGCTAGAGACACTTGAAAGGCAGCTAGATTCGTCCTTGAAGCAAATAAGATCAACAAGG ACCCAATTCATGCTGGACCAGCTCTCTGATCTTCAACGCAAG GAACATATGCTAAGTGAGGCTAACAGGTCCCTCAGACAAAGG CAGTTGGAAGGGTATCAATTAAATCAACTCCAAATGAATGCTTGTGTTGAAGAAATGAGCTATGGTCGGCATCCACATCCAAGTCAAACTCATCAGGGTGATGGCCTTTATCAACAACTTGAGTGTGAGCCAACATTACAAATTGG CAGGCCCAAGCATGAGTAA
- the LOC123914257 gene encoding agamous-like MADS-box protein MADS4 isoform X3, protein MGRGRVELKRIENKINRQVTFAKRRNGLLKKAYELSVLCDAEVALIIFSNRGKLYEFCSSSSMLKTLERYQKCNYGAPETNVSAREALELSSQQEYLKLKARYEALQRSQRNLMGEDLGPLSSKELETLERQLDSSLKQIRSTRTQFMLDQLSDLQRKEHMLSEANRSLRQRQLEGYQLNQLQMNACVEEMSYGRHPHPSQTHQGDGLYQQLECEPTLQIGYLSGRSRVSGYSRPKHE, encoded by the exons ATGGGAAGAGGAAGAGTTGAGTTGAAGAGAATTGAGAACAAAATCAACAGACAAGTTACCTTCGCTAAACGTAGAAACGGGCTTTTGAAAAAAGCTTATGAGCTTTCTGTTCTCTGTGATGCTGAAGTTGCTCTTATCATCTTCTCCAATAGAGGAAAATTGTATGAGTTTTGCAGCAGTTCAAG CATGCTCAAAACGCTAGAGAGGTATCAGAAATGTAACTATGGTGCACCTGAGACTAATGTATCTGCAAGAGAAGCCTTG GAGTTAAGCAGTCAACAGGAATATTTGAAGCTGAAAGCACGTTATGAAGCATTACAACGGTCCCAGAG GAACCTTATGGGAGAAGATCTTGGCCCTCTTAGCAGTAAAGAGCTAGAGACACTTGAAAGGCAGCTAGATTCGTCCTTGAAGCAAATAAGATCAACAAGG ACCCAATTCATGCTGGACCAGCTCTCTGATCTTCAACGCAAG GAACATATGCTAAGTGAGGCTAACAGGTCCCTCAGACAAAGG CAGTTGGAAGGGTATCAATTAAATCAACTCCAAATGAATGCTTGTGTTGAAGAAATGAGCTATGGTCGGCATCCACATCCAAGTCAAACTCATCAGGGTGATGGCCTTTATCAACAACTTGAGTGTGAGCCAACATTACAAATTGGGTAT TTATCAGGCCGATCCAGGGTCAGTGGTTACAGCAGGCCCAAGCATGAGTAA